The Candidatus Latescibacter sp. genome window below encodes:
- a CDS encoding two-component regulator propeller domain-containing protein — protein MKFDGSTWTQYRTPEGFVNCATSGVVVDRNNIVWYGTNGAGLWSYNGTKWTIYRDVKSEFSSDYFRVLASDYVNALALDEKGTLWVSSARSLNSFDGTVWKTYPLGKDIPPLSLTGLTIDPREVKWFGSDRGLISFDGAAWKLYDRSNSGIPGDVMDGYTTVRTVLADEKGVIWLSTGAQGEYTDKNGLTSFDGTTWKTITLPGIGGNVVNSVVVDKNNVKWFATSNENSLSSFDGTSWKKYPEGPITQAGNSIMVDSQNRSWFCTNTGVSCLDGALWKNYTTADGLPGGAVYAAAEDDDGILWFGTDQGACSFDGLRWTSYNEVIKSMGGNPINSLAVDQGNVKWFGSNGYGVLSFDGKTWRHFTSSDGLSGDHVRTIAVDKNNIVWLGTGTVVNSDRGLSCFDGRVWKAWSYTPGVMPVWSAVTGIAVDRDNVKWIVDETDSAVYSFDGISWKTYNSQWSGNGGYLSIAIDNDGVKWLGSKNIGAVSFRESEETPTIVSSGNVPPKAAAITGIYPNPFNPSTTIEFILPSPGNVTLDVYDIMGRIVRRLLSMQVSAGKCTVLWDGRDDSGRSVSSGVYISLLTMGNQSIMKKMLLMK, from the coding sequence TTGAAATTCGACGGATCAACCTGGACACAGTACCGTACACCGGAAGGATTTGTTAACTGTGCAACTTCGGGAGTAGTGGTTGACCGGAACAACATTGTCTGGTATGGAACAAACGGCGCAGGGTTGTGGAGTTATAACGGGACAAAATGGACTATTTACCGGGATGTTAAAAGCGAGTTTTCTTCTGACTATTTCAGAGTTCTTGCATCTGACTATGTCAATGCGCTTGCGCTGGATGAGAAGGGAACCCTCTGGGTGTCCTCTGCCCGTTCTTTGAATTCATTTGACGGCACGGTATGGAAGACCTATCCTTTGGGGAAAGATATACCCCCGCTTTCTCTTACAGGATTGACAATCGATCCAAGGGAAGTGAAATGGTTTGGTTCGGACAGAGGGCTGATCTCATTCGACGGCGCCGCCTGGAAACTCTACGACAGGAGCAACAGCGGTATTCCGGGTGATGTGATGGACGGTTACACAACAGTGCGTACGGTGCTCGCGGATGAGAAAGGAGTCATCTGGCTATCGACCGGGGCGCAGGGGGAATATACCGACAAGAACGGCCTGACCAGCTTTGACGGAACAACATGGAAAACGATTACCCTGCCGGGAATTGGCGGGAATGTGGTCAATTCAGTGGTGGTTGACAAAAATAATGTAAAATGGTTCGCCACATCGAATGAAAACTCATTATCCTCTTTTGACGGAACATCATGGAAAAAGTACCCTGAAGGCCCGATTACACAGGCTGGGAATTCCATCATGGTTGACAGCCAAAACCGTAGTTGGTTCTGTACAAATACGGGAGTCTCCTGTCTTGATGGCGCATTGTGGAAAAACTACACGACCGCCGATGGTTTGCCGGGAGGAGCAGTTTATGCCGCCGCCGAGGACGATGACGGGATTCTCTGGTTCGGCACGGATCAGGGGGCGTGTTCATTTGACGGTTTACGGTGGACGTCGTATAACGAAGTTATCAAAAGCATGGGGGGTAACCCTATCAATTCTCTTGCGGTGGATCAGGGGAATGTGAAATGGTTCGGCTCAAACGGGTATGGGGTGCTTTCTTTCGATGGGAAAACATGGAGACATTTCACCTCCTCGGACGGCCTTTCAGGGGATCATGTACGAACAATTGCAGTAGACAAAAACAATATTGTATGGTTGGGCACGGGAACAGTTGTGAACTCTGACCGTGGTTTGTCTTGCTTTGACGGCAGGGTCTGGAAGGCCTGGTCGTACACTCCCGGAGTTATGCCGGTTTGGAGCGCGGTTACCGGTATCGCGGTCGACCGGGATAATGTAAAATGGATTGTCGACGAGACGGATTCGGCTGTCTATTCCTTTGATGGCATATCATGGAAAACATACAACTCCCAATGGTCCGGCAACGGCGGGTATCTATCTATCGCAATCGACAACGATGGAGTGAAATGGCTCGGTTCAAAAAATATCGGCGCGGTAAGCTTCCGCGAGTCTGAGGAGACCCCGACAATTGTTTCTTCCGGAAATGTTCCCCCGAAAGCAGCGGCGATAACCGGAATCTACCCTAATCCCTTTAATCCCTCAACGACTATTGAATTCATCCTTCCCTCGCCCGGCAACGTGACATTGGACGTATACGACATTATGGGACGTATTGTGCGAAGACTTCTTTCTATGCAAGTTTCAGCGGGGAAATGCACAGTACTCTGGGATGGAAGAGATGATTCGGGCAGATCGGTGTCTTCGGGAGTATATATTTCGCTGCTTACTATGGGGAATCAAAGCATTATGAAAAAAATGTTACTGATGAAATAA